A genomic segment from Rubrobacter tropicus encodes:
- a CDS encoding helix-turn-helix domain-containing protein, translated as MQTALEPNIIVIGQAGTFAEARGPPGDADLAIVGLQLPEGNGIGLISEPVEGLPAC; from the coding sequence TTGCAAACCGCTTTAGAACCGAACATCATCGTCATCGGGCAGGCCGGAACCTTCGCGGAGGCGCGCGGGCCGCCCGGCGATGCCGACCTGGCGATAGTGGGCCTCCAGCTCCCCGAGGGCAACGGTATTGGCCTGATCTCGGAGCCGGTCGAGGGGCTGCCGGCGTGTTGA
- a CDS encoding PAS domain S-box protein: MFDLQKIRGAGLEKAIRQVPAAVTIVEAASGEVILANEEAKAMMRRMLTAPVPSRLEDFRDLRDAGDFKLYRPDGDAYELEEWAVMRSIRTGEEVSDEEYDYVAADGTRGTMRCDASPIYDDEGRVVAGVLLVRDVTEEKRAEERRRYDAGLLENIHDAVLATDARFVLTAWNKGAERMFGWTADEALGRSVIEVIARDYGDEELAQELRELTETGRWRGERTWYRKDGAPVQAEGITVALRGGRDETTGYLCIMRDIGGRREAEERLRESEERYRRLVENSPDAIAVLAEGSIAFVSPAGARLVGAGSPGELLGVPYLDLFHPGSRAAVEAGVSRALGGETVGPFEARALRSDGGAVDVEVSAIPIVREDDPAVQVLVRDVTERKRDEEALRASSRRTENILESVTDAFYTLDHEWRLTYLNGRALRFASQLAGEEFTLDDLIGRTLWETLPATVGTSIEDEYRRAVRERRTAVFEYPYPGGGPIFEVHAYPSEQGLSIYFQDVTERKRTEEAIRARTLQQAVVADLGLRALANDGLGSLLDDTVALVARTLDAEFCKIVEVLPGGEELTLRAGFGWQEGAVGSTAETDPQVSYTLDASEPVIFEDLETETRFEPDPVLLSHGVVSGMTVLVPGRHGPFGALGAHTGTRRVFSVDDVNFLQAVANVLATAIERETAERELGEVREAERSRIARDLHDEALQDLAHAMTQAQIVHAAPAGEETANRSVGLAAALTRVEQQLRGAIYDLRLEAEHDKPFSELLASLVELHRAMAPDLDIRLDLRDGALEGPLKRVGRETLRIVGEALTNARRHSAARNIRVSVSTSDGRLFAEVSDDGRGVHPPRQPSPAGGVGIKGMRERARALGGELKIESEPAMGTKVRFEMALERKREEPESDVRVLLVEDHVAVREAVAASFEREAGFEVVGQAGSLAEAHRVIDEEGVDVAVVDLGLPDGYGGDLIEDLRAANPEAQTLVLSASLDRAETARAVQSGAAGVLHKTAHLDEVVGAVKRLGAGETLMPLEEVVGLLRFAGTKKDEAHEAHRALESLTPREMEVLQKLAEGLDSEGIAETLHISVRTERNHVASILTKLRVHSQLQALVFAVRHGAVEIS, encoded by the coding sequence GTGTTTGACCTTCAGAAGATCCGGGGTGCAGGCCTGGAAAAAGCGATCCGGCAGGTGCCCGCGGCGGTCACCATCGTCGAGGCCGCCTCGGGGGAGGTCATCCTCGCCAACGAAGAGGCGAAGGCCATGATGAGGCGGATGCTGACCGCGCCCGTGCCCTCGAGGTTGGAAGATTTCAGGGATCTTCGCGACGCCGGTGACTTCAAGCTGTACCGCCCCGACGGAGACGCTTACGAACTCGAAGAGTGGGCCGTGATGAGGTCCATCAGGACGGGCGAGGAGGTGAGCGACGAGGAGTACGACTACGTCGCCGCCGACGGCACCCGGGGCACGATGCGCTGCGACGCCTCGCCCATCTACGACGACGAGGGGCGCGTCGTCGCTGGTGTACTCCTCGTGCGCGACGTGACCGAGGAGAAGCGGGCCGAGGAGAGGCGCCGCTACGACGCAGGCCTGCTGGAGAACATCCACGACGCCGTCCTGGCCACGGACGCGCGGTTCGTGCTGACGGCCTGGAACAAGGGCGCAGAGCGGATGTTCGGCTGGACGGCCGACGAGGCGCTGGGTCGTTCGGTAATTGAGGTAATCGCCAGAGACTACGGCGACGAGGAACTTGCCCAGGAGCTCCGGGAGTTGACAGAGACGGGTCGGTGGCGTGGCGAGAGGACCTGGTACCGAAAGGACGGCGCGCCGGTCCAGGCCGAAGGGATAACCGTCGCCTTGCGCGGAGGGCGGGACGAAACCACGGGCTACCTGTGCATCATGCGAGACATAGGTGGGCGCAGAGAGGCAGAGGAGAGGCTGCGCGAGAGCGAGGAGCGCTACCGGCGGCTGGTCGAGAACTCCCCGGACGCCATAGCCGTCTTGGCCGAGGGCAGCATCGCCTTCGTGAGCCCCGCCGGGGCGAGGCTCGTCGGCGCGGGAAGCCCGGGCGAGCTTTTGGGCGTGCCCTACCTCGACCTCTTCCACCCGGGCTCGCGGGCGGCTGTGGAAGCGGGGGTATCGCGGGCGCTCGGGGGCGAGACCGTGGGGCCGTTCGAAGCGAGGGCGCTCCGGTCCGACGGGGGCGCCGTGGACGTGGAGGTGTCGGCGATACCCATCGTCCGCGAGGACGACCCCGCGGTGCAGGTCCTCGTCAGGGACGTCACCGAGCGCAAGCGGGACGAGGAGGCGCTCAGAGCATCGAGCCGGCGCACCGAGAACATCCTGGAGAGCGTAACCGACGCCTTCTACACCCTCGACCACGAGTGGCGCCTCACCTACCTAAACGGGCGGGCGCTGCGCTTCGCCTCGCAACTGGCGGGCGAGGAGTTTACGCTGGATGACCTGATCGGCCGAACGCTCTGGGAGACGCTACCCGCCACCGTGGGCACCTCGATCGAGGACGAGTACCGTCGCGCCGTCCGCGAGAGGCGGACCGCCGTCTTCGAATACCCCTACCCCGGGGGCGGCCCGATCTTCGAGGTGCACGCCTACCCCTCAGAACAGGGCCTGTCGATCTACTTCCAGGACGTAACGGAGCGCAAGCGAACCGAGGAGGCGATCCGGGCGCGGACTCTCCAGCAGGCGGTCGTCGCGGACCTGGGCCTTAGGGCGCTGGCGAACGACGGCCTCGGGTCTCTGCTGGACGACACCGTGGCCCTCGTAGCCCGGACCCTGGACGCGGAGTTCTGCAAGATCGTTGAGGTCCTGCCCGGAGGCGAAGAGCTGACGCTGCGCGCGGGGTTTGGCTGGCAGGAGGGGGCCGTCGGGAGCACGGCCGAGACAGACCCCCAGGTCTCCTACACCCTGGACGCGAGCGAGCCCGTGATCTTCGAGGACCTCGAAACGGAGACGCGCTTCGAGCCGGACCCCGTGCTCTTGTCGCACGGGGTGGTAAGCGGCATGACCGTCCTCGTTCCCGGCAGGCACGGACCCTTCGGGGCGTTGGGAGCACACACGGGCACCCGCCGGGTCTTCTCGGTCGACGACGTGAACTTCCTGCAGGCGGTAGCCAACGTGCTCGCCACGGCGATCGAGCGCGAGACGGCCGAGAGGGAGCTGGGCGAGGTCAGGGAGGCCGAGCGCAGCCGCATAGCCCGCGACCTCCACGACGAGGCCCTCCAGGACCTGGCCCACGCGATGACCCAGGCCCAGATCGTACACGCCGCGCCCGCGGGCGAAGAGACCGCGAACCGTTCGGTCGGGTTGGCCGCTGCGCTCACGCGCGTCGAGCAGCAACTGCGCGGCGCCATCTACGACCTGCGCCTGGAGGCGGAGCACGACAAACCCTTCTCGGAGCTCTTGGCATCGCTCGTCGAGCTGCACCGCGCCATGGCCCCGGATCTCGACATACGTCTGGACCTGCGCGACGGCGCCCTCGAAGGCCCCCTCAAGAGAGTGGGCAGGGAGACGCTGCGCATAGTCGGCGAGGCGCTGACCAACGCCAGGCGACACTCCGCGGCCCGCAACATCCGGGTCTCGGTCTCGACCTCCGACGGCAGGCTCTTTGCGGAGGTCTCCGACGACGGGCGCGGTGTGCACCCGCCGAGGCAGCCGTCCCCCGCCGGCGGCGTGGGGATAAAGGGGATGCGCGAGAGGGCGCGCGCCCTCGGCGGGGAACTCAAGATCGAGAGCGAGCCCGCGATGGGCACGAAGGTGCGCTTCGAGATGGCCCTGGAGCGGAAGAGAGAGGAGCCGGAGTCGGACGTGCGGGTCCTGCTGGTCGAGGATCACGTCGCCGTCCGCGAGGCCGTCGCCGCCTCGTTCGAGCGGGAGGCCGGCTTCGAGGTTGTGGGTCAGGCGGGGTCCCTGGCCGAGGCGCACCGGGTAATCGACGAGGAAGGGGTGGACGTCGCCGTCGTCGACCTCGGCCTCCCGGACGGCTACGGGGGGGACCTGATAGAGGACCTCCGCGCCGCCAACCCCGAGGCTCAGACGCTCGTGCTCTCCGCGAGCCTGGACCGCGCCGAGACGGCCCGCGCGGTCCAGAGCGGGGCCGCGGGCGTCTTGCACAAGACGGCCCACCTAGACGAGGTCGTCGGGGCCGTGAAACGGCTCGGGGCGGGCGAGACGCTGATGCCCCTGGAGGAAGTCGTCGGGCTGCTCCGCTTCGCCGGGACCAAGAAGGACGAAGCGCACGAAGCCCACCGGGCCCTAGAGAGCCTCACCCCCCGCGAGATGGAGGTCCTGCAGAAACTCGCCGAGGGCCTCGACAGCGAGGGCATCGCCGAGACGTTGCACATAAGCGTCCGAACCGAACGCAACCACGTGGCGAGCATCCTAACGAAGCTCCGGGTCCACTCCCAGCTGCAGGCCCTGGTCTTCGCCGTGCGCCACGGAGCCGTAGAGATTTCTTAG
- a CDS encoding glutathione-independent formaldehyde dehydrogenase codes for MKALVYHGPRKVSVDNVDDAKIEHPNDAVVRITATNICGSDLHMYEGRTDFEEGRTFGHENVGEVVEVGDGVDKIQVGDMVSAPFNISCGHCRNCEHGLTNYCIRMQPLEGWAGAAYGFADMGPYQGGQAEYLRVPYADFNLLRLPEDAREKQDDYVMLSDIFPTGYHATEMADVSPGDSVVVYGSGPVGLMAAYSATIRGAGKVMVVDRHPDRLRLAEEIGAIPIDDSKGSPVDAVLNETDGVGADKGCECVGYQAHDPDGNEDPAMTMNNLVNSVKFTGRIGCVGVFVPQDPGGPDQMAQQGKAAFDFGMFWFKGQQLGVGQAPVKRYNRQLRELIHLGKAKPSWIVSHNLTLDQGPNAYEHFDKREDGWTKVVLHPNGS; via the coding sequence GTGAAAGCACTCGTGTACCACGGGCCGCGCAAGGTGAGCGTGGACAACGTGGACGACGCGAAGATCGAGCATCCCAACGACGCGGTGGTGAGGATCACGGCCACCAACATCTGCGGCTCGGACCTGCACATGTACGAGGGGCGGACCGACTTCGAGGAGGGGCGGACCTTCGGCCACGAGAACGTCGGCGAGGTGGTCGAGGTCGGCGACGGGGTAGACAAGATACAGGTCGGCGACATGGTCTCGGCGCCGTTCAACATCTCCTGCGGCCACTGCCGCAACTGCGAGCACGGCCTGACCAACTACTGCATCAGGATGCAACCCTTGGAGGGCTGGGCCGGTGCCGCCTACGGGTTCGCCGACATGGGACCCTACCAGGGCGGTCAGGCCGAGTACCTGCGCGTCCCTTACGCGGACTTCAACCTCCTGCGCCTGCCGGAAGACGCGCGGGAGAAGCAGGACGACTACGTGATGCTCTCGGACATCTTCCCGACCGGCTACCACGCGACCGAGATGGCCGACGTGAGTCCTGGCGACTCCGTCGTGGTCTACGGCTCCGGGCCCGTGGGGCTCATGGCGGCGTACTCGGCGACCATCAGGGGGGCCGGCAAGGTCATGGTCGTGGACCGCCACCCCGACCGCCTCAGGCTAGCCGAAGAGATCGGCGCCATCCCCATCGACGACTCGAAGGGCTCTCCGGTGGATGCGGTATTGAACGAGACCGACGGTGTGGGCGCGGACAAGGGCTGCGAGTGCGTGGGATACCAGGCGCACGACCCGGATGGCAACGAGGACCCCGCCATGACCATGAACAACCTCGTCAACTCCGTGAAGTTCACCGGCAGGATCGGCTGCGTGGGGGTGTTCGTACCGCAGGATCCCGGGGGGCCAGACCAGATGGCCCAGCAGGGAAAGGCCGCCTTCGATTTCGGCATGTTCTGGTTCAAGGGCCAGCAGCTGGGCGTCGGCCAGGCCCCGGTCAAGCGCTACAACCGCCAGCTCCGGGAGCTGATCCACCTGGGCAAGGCCAAGCCGTCGTGGATCGTCTCGCATAATCTCACGCTTGACCAGGGACCCAACGCCTACGAGCACTTCGACAAGCGCGAAGACGGCTGGACCAAGGTCGTCCTCCACCCGAACGGGTCGTAG
- a CDS encoding type 1 glutamine amidotransferase domain-containing protein, whose protein sequence is MANELQGRKVAILAADGVERVELEQPRQAIEDAGAQTTLLSIHEGEIQARNHDIEEAGTFTVDGLVSEASVADYDALLLPGGTVNPDQLRIDDDAVGFVRDWFETGKPVGVICHGPWTLITAGVAEGRRLTSWPSVRVDLANAGAEVLDQEVVTDEGLVSSRSPDDLPAFCSKIVEEFAEGKHPVKAGSA, encoded by the coding sequence ATGGCTAACGAACTACAGGGGCGCAAGGTCGCCATCCTCGCCGCCGACGGGGTCGAGCGCGTCGAGCTCGAGCAGCCGCGCCAGGCGATCGAGGACGCCGGCGCCCAGACCACGCTCCTCTCCATCCACGAAGGCGAGATCCAGGCCCGCAACCACGACATCGAGGAGGCCGGGACCTTCACGGTCGACGGCCTCGTCTCCGAGGCTTCGGTCGCCGACTACGACGCCCTGCTCCTCCCGGGCGGCACGGTGAACCCCGACCAGCTACGCATCGACGACGACGCGGTGGGCTTCGTGCGGGACTGGTTCGAGACCGGCAAGCCGGTCGGCGTGATCTGCCACGGCCCCTGGACGCTCATCACCGCGGGCGTCGCCGAGGGTCGGCGGCTCACCTCCTGGCCCAGCGTCCGCGTCGACCTGGCGAACGCCGGCGCCGAGGTGCTCGACCAGGAGGTCGTCACCGACGAGGGCCTCGTCTCCAGCCGCAGCCCCGACGACCTGCCGGCGTTCTGCTCCAAGATCGTCGAGGAGTTCGCCGAGGGCAAGCACCCGGTCAAGGCGGGCAGCGCCTAG
- a CDS encoding zinc-dependent alcohol dehydrogenase, producing the protein MKALVWNGINELGVEQVPDPQILNSGDAIVKVKLSSVCGSDLHLLGGYIPAMRAGDVLGHEFLGEIVEVGSGVQKHSVGDRVVVCSFIACGECWYCKKGLYSCCDNGNTNPAITEALWGFAPGGCFGYSHAMGGNAGSHAEYIRIPYADVGAFSVPEGLSDETALFASDAAPTGWTGADVGGVQPGDVVAVWGCGGVGQMAARAAMLLGAERVIAIDRYPERMSMTERFIGCETLDYTKQDIQGELREMTGGRGPDVCIEAVGMEAHSDSPSFAYDWIKQQAFLQTDRPTALREAIYACRKGGSIFALGVFAGAVDKFPMGALMNKGCTLRGAQQHGHGYIPMILERMAAGEIKTDHLMTHPMSLDDGARGYDMFKNKIDGCVRSVFTLDGHSNGHS; encoded by the coding sequence TTGAAGGCGCTCGTCTGGAACGGCATAAACGAGCTCGGCGTGGAGCAGGTCCCCGACCCCCAGATACTGAACTCCGGGGACGCCATCGTGAAGGTGAAGCTGAGCTCGGTCTGCGGCTCGGACCTGCACCTGCTGGGCGGCTACATCCCGGCCATGCGCGCGGGCGACGTCCTGGGACACGAGTTTCTCGGCGAGATCGTCGAGGTCGGATCGGGGGTACAGAAACACTCCGTCGGCGACCGGGTGGTCGTCTGCTCCTTCATCGCCTGCGGCGAGTGCTGGTACTGCAAGAAGGGCCTGTACTCCTGCTGCGACAACGGGAACACGAACCCCGCGATCACCGAGGCCTTATGGGGCTTCGCCCCCGGCGGCTGCTTCGGCTACTCCCACGCCATGGGCGGCAACGCCGGAAGCCACGCCGAGTACATCCGCATCCCCTACGCCGACGTGGGCGCCTTCTCCGTGCCCGAGGGCCTCTCTGACGAGACGGCCCTCTTCGCCTCGGACGCGGCGCCTACCGGGTGGACGGGCGCCGACGTGGGCGGCGTCCAGCCCGGCGACGTGGTCGCCGTGTGGGGCTGCGGCGGGGTCGGGCAGATGGCGGCCCGCGCGGCGATGCTCCTCGGTGCCGAGCGCGTCATCGCCATCGACCGCTACCCGGAGCGTATGTCGATGACCGAGCGCTTTATCGGGTGCGAGACCCTGGACTACACCAAGCAGGACATCCAGGGCGAACTCAGGGAGATGACCGGCGGGCGAGGGCCCGACGTGTGCATCGAGGCCGTGGGGATGGAGGCCCACTCCGACAGCCCTTCGTTCGCCTACGACTGGATCAAGCAGCAGGCCTTCCTCCAGACCGACAGGCCCACGGCGCTGCGCGAGGCCATCTACGCCTGCCGCAAGGGCGGCTCGATCTTCGCGCTAGGCGTCTTCGCCGGGGCCGTGGACAAGTTTCCGATGGGGGCACTCATGAACAAGGGCTGCACGCTGCGCGGAGCCCAGCAGCACGGGCACGGCTACATACCGATGATCCTGGAGCGCATGGCCGCCGGGGAGATAAAGACGGACCACCTCATGACCCACCCGATGTCGCTCGACGACGGTGCCCGCGGCTACGACATGTTCAAGAACAAGATCGACGGCTGCGTCCGCTCGGTCTTCACGCTCGACGGCCACTCCAACGGTCACTCTTGA